One genomic region from Bacillus rossius redtenbacheri isolate Brsri chromosome 6, Brsri_v3, whole genome shotgun sequence encodes:
- the LOC134533151 gene encoding uncharacterized protein LOC134533151 — protein sequence MASQMNLSIRLKLLLLLLLGAASCATGLPLGGEEEESPPVRRARELDPGTADLEAVLRLVRGLLDVATGSAVGSATSLSEVKLLPDAAALKKLLQQSPPRDPGLLGDDGAAERLGRDVLQDLLPEMLERSEQSLDHLLQVFRDTVLVPLGSALEFKTLPQGSAFGGMAVAPQPNLYGLNGNPNDLLGNLMGGLKLLSSLNQIFEKLRLFV from the coding sequence ctgctgctgctgctgctgctgggtgCCGCTAGCTGCGCCACCGGCCTGCCCCTGGGCGGCGAGGAGGAGGAGTCCCCCCCGGTCAGGCGGGCGCGCGAGCTGGACCCCGGCACGGCGGACTTGGAGGCCGTGCTGCGGCTGGTACGCGGCCTGCTAGACGTGGCCACAGGCAGCGCCGTGGGCTCCGCGACCAGCCTCAGCGAGGTGAAGCTGCTGCCCGACGCGGCCGCCCTCAAGAAGCTGCTGCAGCAGTCGCCGCCGCGGGACCCGGGGCTGCTCGGGGACGACGGCGCCGCCGAGCGCCTGGGCCGCGACGTGCTGCAGGACCTGCTGCCGGAGATGCTGGAGCGCAGCGAGCAGTCGCTGGACCACCTGCTCCAGGTGTTCAGGGACACGGTGCTGGTGCCGCTCGGCAGCGCGCTCGAGTTCAAGACCCTGCCGCAGGGCAGCGCGTTCGGCGGCATGGCCGTGGCGCCGCAGCCCAACCTCTACGGCCTCAACGGCAACCCCAACGACCTGCTGGGCAACCTCATGGGCGGCTTGAAGCTCTTGTCCTCGTTGAATCAGATTTTCGAGAAGTTGAGGCTGTTTGTCTGA